Part of the Flammeovirga pectinis genome is shown below.
GCAATATATAAATAACATATATGGTTTAACAAGGTCTATCATTGCATTTGGAACTTTAATTACTTTATTATTTAATAATAAAAGTATTCTATTTAGTGGACAAATAAGTAATTTTTCTCCCGATCTTATTCTTCAAAAAACAAACCTTTTTCTATTATTCTCCTATCAAGATATATGGATACCGCAATTAATATCAATAGTTATATTAATAATCGTTATTACAGGTTTAATTCCTAAGGTGACTGGCATTTTACATTGGTGGGTAAGTTATAGTTTCTTTTACTCCTCAAATATTATTGACGGAGGAGATCAATTAGCTGTAGTACTTACATTATATTTAATTCCAATAACTTTAATTGATAAAAGAAAAAATCATTGGGGAGATTCTAATGTGAAATACACTCGTATTCAAAATTTCATATCGTATCTATCCTTCTTAGTAATAGAAATTCAGGTTGCATTTTTATATTTTCAAGCAAGTATTGAAAAGCCGTATAAAGTAAATGAATGGGTTGATGGTACAGCACTTTACTATTGGTTTAATCACAATGTTTTTGGAGCAAGTGATTGGATGTTATTTTTGTTAAACCCGATTATAGAGAACGGCATTACTATATCATTATTGAACTGGAGTGTGATTTTATTTGAATTAATATTAGCTTCGGCTATTTTACTAGATTATAGAATAAGAAAAAAGATATTAATTATAGGAATATTATTTCATTTCAATATAATACTGATACATGGTTTGTTTAGTTTTTTCTTCAGTATCTCAGCTAGTTTAATTATTTATCTGAGTGATAAAAGTAAACCATTTGTTTTCCATAACCCTATTCATAAAATCAAGACCATAAAATGAAAAATTTTATAACAATCCTTATAATAGGATTAATAGGAGTAACTTCTTTAATTTTCTCAGAAGTACAATACCCTCCAGAAATTCTAAAGATACTAAGCGAGAAACTCACTCCTATTCAGATAAAACTACTTATATTAATTAATCCTACTATATTAATTATTATGAGTACAATAGTAGGAACGCTTACTTTAGGTAAGACAGAATTAGTTATTTTTAAAACAAAAAAAGACCTATTAGAGAACTTAAAGTTAAATATCATTTTAGGTGTCTTATTAGGTGTTTTTATTGTGATTTTCTCTTTAATCTATCAAAAAATAAACCCTAATGAATTTGAAATATTAAGTAATAAAACATCTATTCATATTATTACTAAGTTGTTATACGGAGGGATCTCAGAGGAAATTATATTCAGATTTGGCGTGATGACCTTTATATCTTTCTTGATATTAAAAATCAAAGACAAAAATTCTACATTTATATACGTAATAAGTATTTTAACATCATCTGTTTTATTTTCTTTATCTCACCTTCCTATCTTATTTCAAGCAGTTAGTACTCCTTCAATTTCTAGTATAATCTATATAATTTTAGGCAACTTCATACCTGGATGTGTTTATGGATTTTTATTTTGGAAACAAAGTCTAATAAATTCAATAATTACACATATTATCACTCACATTTCTTCTATTATATTGTTAGCTACTTTGAGTCTTCTTAGTTAGGCATTCTATATAATATTCCTTCATCACCAGTATTCCACATAAGCTCAAAAATGGCAAGATGGCCCTAACAGTATCAAAAACGTAGATTTTAAATTTTACTCAAAAAAAGAAGGAGTAGTGGTTACTAATGAAATGTTGGAAGGGTTAAGCCCCTATATGAGGGAGCATATCAGAATATATGGGGAATTTGTACTTAATTTAGATAATATATCGAATTTTAATCCTGTTAAAAATTTGAGCTAATGTTTAATATATTACTCGTGGCCGTTTTTGCGCTTATGTGGAACGCGGGTGCTGTAAATATTAAAAAAGCTTTCCACCAAAAGTGAATCAGAATCGGGTGAAGAAGACTTGAACTTTGATCTTGAGAATGTTTATAAACTTTTTGAGATAATAGTTTTTTTTATGAAAAAGCCCTGTTCAAATTAGTTTTATATATATATATGTATAAAATTATATTGCCTATATTAACTATACTTTTTTCTTCAATTATTTTAAATACACAAACTAATAATTTAGCATGACCAATTATTTTAACTGTCTAATTTTATTATTAATAAGTACTTCCATTTCTTGTAATAATATTGAAAATCAAACTATTGAAACTATTGACTATAACTCAGTAATTTTTAAAATTAATGGATATCATTATAAAGGTAATGTAGAACTCTCTGTAATAGAAAAAGATCTTGTAGTAACTGTCTCAGATATTCAAAATGGGAATTTAATCAAAGCATTTAATGTACAACTTTACACAAATGTACTGTCACAGTTTGATTATAACCAAACTAGTTTTAATAATTCAGATGTTTTATTTTATGATGAAGGAATTACTATCAAAAATAAAAACGACATTATTCATTTTTATTTATATAATTCGGATAGCTTCATTAGAAAATTCAAAGAAATAATAAATAACATTGGATCAGATTTTACTTATGCTTATTGTTCATATGGTATTTCTTCATACAATGGTAATTACACTAAAATTGGTAAGAATTATCAAAGAATTAATGAAGTTGGATTTATTCCATTCTTCAGAGAGATTCACCACAAAGAATCGTCCTCAGCAAGGACTCAAGATGAATGTGTAACTGGTGGGTCAGGTCATAGATCATGTACAGCCTCTATTAATACAGGTTTTGGAGAAAGCATTTCACATTCAATTACATGCGCTACTGGATTATATGCTTGTTGCACTTATGATTATGCAATATGTATAAATAACAATGTTGGAAGTGGTGGTATACCTATAGAAGAAGGCTGTTCTTCAGTTCATAATTTATGTTTTGCACCAGAATAAATTTATTATTATAGTTATTATAGGTTTATGCTCAAGGATGTTATTAATAACGTCCTTGAGCATATTTTTTTGGGTAAGAAGATTCAACTTTCATTTAATTACTCGATATCACACCCTAGTCGAGGTCCCTCCATGATTCTTACAGTGAAGGGCCACTCAGCATTTTCCCCTAAAATAACTGGGAATTGCTATCCAAATATTATTTGTTTTTAGATTCTCTACTAAAAGATTAAAAACTTATCCTTTATCAAGATTTCTGCTTTTAATAAAGTTAGCAACAGTAACCCTATGCACACCAAAAATTCTACCGATAGCACTTTTACTTACCTTTTTTTCTAATAACTCTTATATCTCTGTTTCTTTGCCTGAAAGCTTTGTATTTTCAGACAATGCTCCCTTTGGTCTACCTAATTTTTTACCCTCACTTTTACGTCTTGCTAAAGCTTCTTTTGTTCTTTGGGAAATTAAATTACGCTCGATATCCGCAGATAGGCTAAAAGCAAAAGCCAATACCTTTGAATTTAGATTATTACCTAACTCATATTTTTCTTTGATTGAAAATACTTTTATCTCTTTAGTCATACACTCATTCAAGATACTCATTACCTCCATCAGGTTTCGACCTAATCTTGATAGTTCAGCAATAATCAAAATATCTCCTTTCTTCATTTTTGGAAGATATGTTCCTAAAATTCGTTCACTCACTTTTTTTGAACCGCTAACTACTTCTTCAATCCATTGATTGACTTGGATTGATTTTCTGTCTGCATATTTCAAAATCTCAAACCTTTGGTTTTCCACAATTGTAAGTCAGAACTCACTCGAATATAGGCGTAAATCATTATTTTTTCATAGATGTTATATTAAATGTATTTTCATATTAAAATTAGACAATAATTGATAGTTTTTATATCTACTAAATACAATCATTTATTGTCTATTAAAAAGACCTTTTAAATATGCCAACTATTCAAGATACTATATATCCTAAACTGAAACAGAAATATTCGAGAATACAATTAGAAGAATTTTTTACTCTTACCTTGGGTGTTTGGCGATATAAGGAGAAAAGTCCAGTAGAAACCTAAAACCATTGAATGTCAAATTTTAATGATTTTATTTGTATAGCTTAAATTTTTTAATTTTTGTATAACCAAAAAAAATAATAGAATTACCTTTTTTATATTCTTAGATTATAAAAATCATATACTTCCTAATAATTAATACTCTTTACAAGAGTAATTTATTAAAATAATGTAATAATAAACACCTTTTTATTGAGTGTGTTATATTTTAAAAATTGGACTTTTCTTCTTATATCGGGAAACACCCAATACTCTGTATTATTTAAAAAAGTCAAAGAACTACAAAAAGAAGGGAAATTATCACAAAGGAAGATTGCTAAGAAATTAGGTATGAATAGAGATGTTGTAGGAAGGTATTTTAAGTTGGATGTTTATCCACGTAATTTTTCTGAACCTATATATGAAAAAAAATACAGCTCTTTTATTCGCAAACTTTGGAAAAATGGTGAACGAAGTGCCAAGGAGATATGGCGAAAAATAAAAGAGAAATGATATTCAAGAGATTATCCTCATTTCTATAGATATGTTCAACACCATGTCAAAACCCATGTAGATATTCCTCCATTAAAAATTAAATATCACACTATGAATCAGGTAAATAGATGCTTATTTCTTCATAGTAACGAAAGAACTACGGAAGAATCTACATTTATAGAAGCACTTTATGATAAAATTCCTCACTTAGAAAAGTTACGTAAACGCTATTTTGAATACCGTAATATCTTCTTATCTAAGTTGCCAGATAAATTACCAACTTGGTTAGCATCAGCTAAAGAATTGTCTATTGAAGGTCTAACTAGATTAGTTGGAGGAATTGAAAGAGATATGGAAGCTGTTAAAAATGCTGCTATTTATGAATTAACAAATGGTCAAGTTGAAGGACAAGTCAATAAATTAAAAATGATAAAACGTAAAGGGTATGGAAGGGCAAAATTACCCTTTTAGAAAACAGATGATGATATTAAATGAGTTATAAATGATAAAATAAAGCATCAAACCTGATCATATAATCACTTTTATATAGTGATTTGGGAGCGTAAAAATGAAGCATTATTATCTTTCAGGAATGTTTAAAAAGCTTTCCACCAAAAGTGAATCATAACCACCTCTTTTAGTTTAAGCTATCGAGATATCGAAGAGTTACTATCTATTCGTAATATCTCTGTAGATCATTCAAGTGTTCAACGTTGGGTAGAAAATTATTCTTCTTTATTATCTGATCAGATGAGAAAACGTAAGCAATGTGTTGGAGGTAGTTGGTATTAGGATGAAACGTATATCAAAGTCCAAGGCGTATGGATGTATTTACATAGAGCAGTGGATAAAGAAGGGAATACCATAGACTTTTATTTATCGAAAAACCGTGATAAGAAGGCAGCATTGTCATTTTTACGAAAAGTAATAGGCGGTAATAGTGCACCTTTAAAAATAAGTATAGATAAGAGCGGGGCTAATATTTCGGCATTAGATCATCTCAATGAAGAATATACATCAAAAGGTAAACCCCCAATTGAAAAACGATGTAGTAAGTACCTTAATAATCGGATAGAACAAGACCATAGATTTATCAAAAAACGAGTCAAACCTATGCTTGGTTTTAAAAGTTTTGAATCTGCTAAACATACAATTTCAGGAATAGAAACGGTGAGAATGATTCAGAAGGATCAACTTTCTGAGAGAAATGGTATGTCTAATTATGAAGCTTTCAAAAGCTTAGCTGCTTAATGAAAATAGAGAAAATTAAGAAGAAAAAAGATTTCAATAATCAATGCGACAGAACCTAAAAATGAGGTTCTGTCGCATTGGTTGTGATTTCCTAAAAAGGTTTTACATTTGGTTCATGAATACTTCCCCAATCTCTTTTAAAGGTCAGCGTTTTCCACAAGAAATCATTTTACATGCAGTTTATCTTAAACTTCGTTTTTCCCTTAGTTATCGAGATATTGAGGAGTTGCTTTCTATGCGTAATCTCCTAATAGATCATTCTAGCATTCAGCGTTGGGTCGATAAATATTCTCCTTTGTTATCAGAGCAAATGAAGAAGCGAAAAAAGTTTGTAGGAGACAGTTGGTATTGGGATGAGACGTATATCAAAGTGAATGGAGTGTGGATGTATTTACATAGAGCAGTAGATAAAGAAGGGAATACCATAGACTTTTATTTATCGAAAAACCGTGATAAGAAGGCAGCATTGACATTTTTACGAAAAGCAATGGGCGGTAATGCTACACCTTTAAAGATAAGTATAGACAAGAGTGGAGCTAATATTTCAGCATTAGATCACCTCAATGAAGAATATACATTAGAAGGTAAACCACCGATTGAAAAACGATGTAGTAAGTACCTTAATAATCGGATAGAACAGGATCATAGATTTATCAAAAAAAGAGTAAAACCTATGTTAGGGTTTAAAAGTTTTGATTCAGCAGAACATACAATTTCAGGAATAGAAACAATAAGAATGATCCAAAAAAATCAACTTTCTGACAGGAAGGGTATGTCTAATTTTGAAGCGATCAAAAGCTTAGCTGCTTAGTGAAAACATGAAAATTGAAGAAGAAAAAAGAATTTGATAATCAATGCGACAGAACCGAAAATTAAGAAGAAAAAAGATTTCAATAATCAATGCGACAGAACCAAAAAAAAGCACTCGGTTATGAGTGCTTTTTTTAGTAAAATATAAATTATTATTATTTCGTAAAATCAATTGTAAGAGTTACCGTATCATTATTGACAAGTGTAACCTGATGATTTACTTCATAATATTTTGTTTGAGTACCCAAGTCGTGAATATTTGATTCAAAATACATCTGCCCTTCAAATAAACTATCAAGTAAAACAACATCATCTAGTTTGTTTAAGTTAAATGCTACACTCATAAACCATTCTTTATTATCTTGATCGTCAATTTTGTAAACATCAGTTTCAACATAAGTAATTGAATTCTTATCAACTATATAATCT
Proteins encoded:
- a CDS encoding IS6 family transposase, which produces MKVQGVWMYLHRAVDKEGNTIDFYLSKNRDKKAALSFLRKVIGGNSAPLKISIDKSGANISALDHLNEEYTSKGKPPIEKRCSKYLNNRIEQDHRFIKKRVKPMLGFKSFESAKHTISGIETVRMIQKDQLSERNGMSNYEAFKSLAA
- a CDS encoding IS6 family transposase — encoded protein: MNTSPISFKGQRFPQEIILHAVYLKLRFSLSYRDIEELLSMRNLLIDHSSIQRWVDKYSPLLSEQMKKRKKFVGDSWYWDETYIKVNGVWMYLHRAVDKEGNTIDFYLSKNRDKKAALTFLRKAMGGNATPLKISIDKSGANISALDHLNEEYTLEGKPPIEKRCSKYLNNRIEQDHRFIKKRVKPMLGFKSFDSAEHTISGIETIRMIQKNQLSDRKGMSNFEAIKSLAA
- a CDS encoding transposase; this translates as MNQVNRCLFLHSNERTTEESTFIEALYDKIPHLEKLRKRYFEYRNIFLSKLPDKLPTWLASAKELSIEGLTRLVGGIERDMEAVKNAAIYELTNGQVEGQVNKLKMIKRKGYGRAKLPF
- a CDS encoding CPBP family glutamic-type intramembrane protease, with translation MKNFITILIIGLIGVTSLIFSEVQYPPEILKILSEKLTPIQIKLLILINPTILIIMSTIVGTLTLGKTELVIFKTKKDLLENLKLNIILGVLLGVFIVIFSLIYQKINPNEFEILSNKTSIHIITKLLYGGISEEIIFRFGVMTFISFLILKIKDKNSTFIYVISILTSSVLFSLSHLPILFQAVSTPSISSIIYIILGNFIPGCVYGFLFWKQSLINSIITHIITHISSIILLATLSLLS